A window of the Bufo gargarizans isolate SCDJY-AF-19 chromosome 1, ASM1485885v1, whole genome shotgun sequence genome harbors these coding sequences:
- the S100Z gene encoding protein S100-Z, with product MPTQLEGAMDTMIRIFHHYSGKEGDKYKLNKGELKQLLQSELTDFLACQKDPQLVDKIMNDLDSNKDNEVDFNEFVVLVAALTVACNDFFEEQLRKKGK from the exons ATGCCTACCCAGCTGGAAGGTGCCATGGATACCATGATCCGGATCTTTCACCATTATTCTGGCAAAGAAGGTGACAAGTACAAGCTGAACAAAGGAGAACTGAAGCAACTCCTGCAGAGCGAGCTGACAGATTTCCTTGCT tgtcaAAAAGATCCACAGCTAGTCGACAAAATCATGAATGATCTGGACTCCAATAAAGACAATGAAGTTGACTTCAATGAATTTGTAGTGCTGGTGGCAGCTCTGACCGTGGCATGTAATGATTTCTTTGAAGAGCAGctgaggaaaaagggaaaataa